The DNA sequence AGCAATGTCCAACTCATTTGGTTTTGGTGGACATAATTCAACGATATTATTCTCGAGGTATGTACCCTAATTATGATGAAGACAAAATATGAATATTCTTTTGGTGTTATTCCTATAAAATTTTTTGGGACTCCTGATAAAAGCACATTAAGGGCTTGTTTTATTTGCCATACTCGAGGGAAACATTGGGGATTTCCTAAAGGACATTCTGAAGATAAGGAAGGTCCTCAAGAAGCCGCAGAAAGAGAGTTAGTAGAAGAAACTGGACTGAGTATAGTTAATTTCTTCCCTAAAGTATTTATCGAGCAGTACTCGTTCAATAACGAAGATCAAATCTTCGTTCGTAAAGAAGTGACTTATTTTCTTGCTGAAGTTCGTGGTGATGTCCATGCAGATCCTATGGAAATTAGCGATAATCAGTGGCTATCTTTACAAGAGGGGTTGCGCTTATTAAGTTTTCCTGAACTACGAGATCTTACTGTAGAAGCAGATAAGTTTATTAATAATTATCTTTTTTCTTCTTAGTTTTTAAGGAGAGGGGATCTCCCCCTCCTTAAAAATTAGTTCACATCGGCAGTTTCTCCAATATAGGATAAATAATCTTCGTGAGCCAGCTGAATCACTTTTTGAGCCTCTTTCTTCCCATAAATGCCTACGATCTCAATTTTTGCAGGACTACCTTTAATTAGATGATCGGGCGTAGCTTTATATGTTAGGAAGTAATGTTGGATCATATCCAATACTGTCCCTGGGCAGTCGGAAATATCTTCGATTTCTGCGAAGACTAGGTCGTCTTCTAGAACGGCAATAATTTTATCATCGGCTTCTCCAGAATCAACGATCCGAAGTCCTCCTATAGGACGTGCTTGTAGTAAAATATTCCCATGATGGATATTTTTTTCTGTAAGCACACAGACATCCAAAGGATCTTTATCTCCTTGGATCCCTTCACGACGTATTTGCTCTCCGCTATATTGCCCAGAGGCTTCTCCACAATATGTTTGAGGAAGCAAACCATAAAGACAAGGACAAAAATTAGAAAATTTTTGAGGTCTATCTACTTTAAGTAGTCCTGTGGTTTTGTCTAATTCAAATTTTACAGAGTCATGAGGGGTAATCTCTATGTAACAACACAGAGATTCATAGTTATCCTGAGTTAACGAGGGGCTGTGCCAAGGATGAGCAACATATAAAACTTTTTTAGACATAAATAACTCTCAACGTGAAATTTTCTATGCTAGCAGTCTAGCGAATTTAGACTAGCATGGAGGAATTTTTAAGAGAAGAGGCAGTTCAGGGCTAATTGACTTTTAATTAAAAGTAAGCAATACTTTTATCTGCTAATTAACCCTTACTAATTTATGAAATATTCGCTTATTTTCAAAGAGCTAAATATAGAGGACTATGAACGTGTTATTGAAGTCAGATGTTCAGAAGTTCGTCTTCACGCAATTATTGCTATTCACCAGACAGCGGTAGGACCAGCTTTGGGCGGTGTAAGAGCTTCCGTATACTCTTCTTTTGAAGATGCATGTACAGATGCTCTTCGCTTAGCTAAGGGCATGACTTACAAGGCTTTAATTAGTGGAACTGATACAGGAGGGGGTAAAAGTGTGATCATTCTTCCTCAAGACCTTCCTTATCTTACTGAAGACATGCTAAGAGCTTTCGGGCAAGCTGTAGATGCCTTGGAGGGTAAATATATATGTGCTGAAGATCTTGGTGTGTCTATAAAAGACATTTCTATAATTGCTCAAGAGACTCCTTATGTTTGTGGGATTGCTGACATCAGTGGAGACCCCTCTATATACACTGCACATGGCGGATTTTTATGCATAAAAGAAACTGCAGAATATCTTTGGGGATCCCCATCTCTTCAAGGAAAAAAGATAGCTATCCAGGGAATTGGATCTGTAGGGCGACGTCTCTTACATTCTTGCTTTTTTGAAGGTGCTGAACTCTATATTTCTGATATTTTAGAAACAGTACTTCTGGATGCCGTGCAACTCTATGGAGCTAAAATTGTTCCTACAGAAGACATCCATGCATTAGAGTGCGATATTTTCACGCCGTGTGCTCGTGGCAATGTGATTCGTAAAGATAATGTTGCTGATTTGCGTTGTAAGGCGATTGTAGGCTTAGCAAACAACCAGCTGCAGGACAGCTCTATTGGTGTCATGCTGCATGAACGAGGTATTCTTTATGCTCCTGACTATTTGGTTAATGCTGGAGGCTTGCTTAATGTCACTGCCGCGATAGAAGGAAAAATCTACGAGCCTAAAGAAGTTCTTAATAAAGTTGCAAACCTTCCTATCGTTCTTCGTCAGCTATACAATCAAAGTAAGATAACTGGAAAAGATCTGGTAGCTTTATCCGATTCCTTTGTAGAAGATAAGTTATTAGCCTATACTTCATAGTGCAATAAGTTATCGGAAAAGACAATATTGAGTTGGCTTTGTATTGCCGTTAGTGTTGTCTCATGGATCTCCTGATTTCCAGAAGCAAGGATCACAGGATGATTATTCAATAATAGAGTTTCTTTGTTATATTCCAGAGGCACTCCTAAGGCATCAGTCACTTTACCTCCAGCTTCTTCCACAAGAAATGCTCCTGGAACGTGGTCCCAAGCACGGGCAGGAGAATGGATAAAGGGATAACGAATGAAAAAATCTACAGCACCTTCAGCGACTAATGCATATTTATATTGACTTTCTAAACGACGAGGACTTGGAGTGTTGGGTAGACCTAGGCTAAGCTTGCGTGTTGCATGATGTTGTTGATTCAACGCAGCTAATGAAGCTTCGCAGAATTGTCTTGTCGGCTTTCTTCCATCATAAAGTATTCGTCTACCTAAATTTTCAGAATGTAAAATAGAAAGCCCGTGGCTTTTGGCTGCTGAGTACACCTTAAATGTATAATTATAAGAAGGACACGCCATTACAGATAGGATGGGTTGGTACTCATAAATGAGGGATACGGCAACAGCAAAAGCACGATGCTTAATAAACCCCGTCGTTCCATCAATAGGATCAACAAGCCAAAATAGAGAGGTTGGAGAAGGGGGAGGAGTTAGATTGGAAAATAAGTCTTCACTGGAGGTCAGAGGAGCTAACTGGTGAGTAAATTTTAAGATTTCTGAGATTTTTTTATGATCTTCGTTAGGACTTAAAACCTCTTCTCCGATAAAGGGAATATCAGGAAAAGCTTGTGCAAGCTCTCGTTTGAGGTAGTATTGACTGCCATAGTCTGCAGCCGTAATAAAGGATCCATCTGGTTTTCCCCAAGAAGGGATTAGGGGACGTTCTTTTCGATAGTTTAACAATTCCGTAATGATTTCCGTAACTACAGACTCTACGATGTTCTGACAGTTAGGTAACTGAAAGGGCATAGAATTTTCCTCAAGTATCTAGATAAGAATGTTAGCAAAAGTTAGGATTATGTTAAACTTCAGGGGAGGGCCCTATAGCTAACTTGGGTCTTGTCTGTTGAAACTTTTCCCTAATAAGTAAGGGGAACTTATGCTAATAAAGCTGTGGCGTGCTACTTATAATGGCATTTATGCATTCTTAGTAGGCGCAGTGCTGAAGTTGCGTTACCGTATGCAAGTTGAAGGCATGAAGACCCTGAATCTTAACCCTAAGCAAGGATGTTTATTTCTTGCGAATCATGTCGCAGAAATTGATCCTGTTATCCTAGAATATCTATTCTGGAGACGGTTTTATGTTCGCCCTATGGCTGTTGAGTACTTATTCCATAGCCGTATTGTTCGGTGGTTTTTAAATTCTGTGCGATCTATTCCTATTCCTCAAGTTGTTCTTGGTAAAGAAAATAAACGCACTTTGGAACGTATAAACAAGTGTTATGAGGAAGCAACAGTAGCTTTAAATAAAGGAGAAAGTATTCTTCTCTATCCTTCAGGGAAGTTATCAAGAACAGGGAAGGAAGAAATTGTTAATCAGTATTCTGCTTATGTGTTATTACATAAAATTGCGGAATGCAATGTAGTTTTGGTAAGAATAGCAGGTTTATGGGGGAGTGCATTTTCTCGTTACAAGCTTGATTCTACACCTAAGTTAGCCTCTGTGTTTAAAAAAGCTTTGCGTTTTTTATTGCGTCGCGGGATTTTTTTTATGCCTAAAAGGTTTGTAAGAATTACTCTATGTCAAGTTGATCACTTTTTCTTAAAGCAATTCCCAACCAGGCAGGATTTAAATACCTTTTTAGCGTCCTGGTTTAATCAAGAGGATGACAATTTGCCAATAGAAGTTCCTTATGCATAACAAGGAAGTCATGAGGTATGCACGGTCAATGGAATAGGCGTCACAACACTCATCATTTAGGGTTGCGGCCTGGATCTACAGTATTAGAAAGTTTTTTAATATTATGTTCTGAATTCGATGAGGCGATTGCCTGTTTTGATGAACATCTTGGAGCTCTTTCCTATCAAGAGATCCGTAATGCTGTGATTGCCGTAGCAATCAAGGTATCTAAATTCCCTGAGGATAGAATTGGGGTTATGATGCCTGCATCTATAGGAGCCTATATTGCCTATTTTGGCATTCTACTCGCAGGAAAAATTCCTGTAATGATGAATTGGAGCCAGGGACTTAGAGAACTTCGTGCGTGTACAAAAACAGCACAAGTAGTTCGAGTTCTAACTTCTCAGCAGCTGGTGAAACATCTAAATGAAGTCCAAGGGTTTATAGAATATCCTTTTGATCTTATCTATATGGAAGATATGCGTAAGCAGCTTTCTTTGTGGGAGAAGTGTTGTGTGGGACTATATTCTAAGTGCTCAATTCCCTGGTTATTTAGAATATTTGGAGTTTCAAGATTGGAGAGCAGTGATATTGCTGTTATTTTGTTTACGTCTGGAACAGAGAAGCTTCCAAAAGCAGTTCCTCTAACGCATAAAAATCTAATCGCTAATCAGAAGGCGTGTTTGAAATTTTTTGATCCGAATAAACATGACGTAATGCTGGCTTTTTTACCTCCTTTTCATGCTTATGGTTTCAATAGCTGTGGTTTATTTCCTTTATTGGTTGGTTTCCCTGTAGTATTTGCTTCTAATCCTTTGAATCCTAGAAAATTAGTTGATCTTATCGATGATAAAGAGGTTTCTTTATTGGGGAGTACTCCTGTATTTTTCGACTATATTTTGAAGACAGCAAAAAAACAAAATTCTTTTTTGGAATCCTTACGTCTTGTTGTTATTGGTGGCGACGCATTGACAGATGATCTCTACGAAGAAACTAAAAGGCTACAACCTAAAATTGCTTTGTATCAAGGATATGGGGCTACGGAATGTTCTCCTGTTATTTCTATTACTACTAAAGAAAGTCCTAGAAAACAAGAATGCGTCGGATTGCCTATCCTAGGTATGGATGTCCTAATCATTTCTGAAGAAACCTATGTTCCTATGTCTTCAGGAGAACAGGGCTTAATCGTTGTCCGTGGAAGCTCTGTATTTTCAGGATATCTAGGGAGTCCCAAACACCAGGGCTTCGTATTATTAGGAGGAGACTGGTGGTATTTGACTGGAGATTTAGGTTACGTAGGTCCTACTGGAGATTTGTTTTTAGAAGGCAGGCTCAGCCGATTTATAAAAATCGGCGGAGAAATGGTAAGTTTAGAAGCATTGGAAAGTATTTTGTATCAGTATTTTGCAGATAACCAGTCTCATTATGATCACGGCTCCCTAGTAGTTTGTGGTGTCCCTGGAGATAAGGTAAGATTATGTTTATTTACCACCTTCCCTATAACAATACATAAAGTAAATGATATCTTAAAAAACGCTGAAACTAGTAGCATAGTCAAGATATCCTATGTACATCAGATTAAAAGCATTCCTATTTTAGGAATTGGGAAACCTGATTATGCTTCGTTAAATGCTTTGGCTGTTTCATTATTTGGTTAGATAGCTTTTTTCTGAAATAGGTTAACACATGGTGAGTTTGCAAGGAGAGTTTTTTGACTACCAGTGGTGTTGTAGATTTTGTAACAAATGATTTTCTAGGGTTTGCACGCTCTCCCACAATATGTTGTGAGGTAAATAAGCGGTTTTATGTGCATTGCCATAAGTTCCCTAATGAGAAATTAGGGACTTGTGGGTCTCGTCTTATGATAGGATCTTCTCGAGTTATAGATGATCTTGAGGTTAAAATAGCTGATTATCACGGAGCTCCCAATGCGTTTTTGGTAAATAGTGGCTATATGGCTAATCTTGGCCTATGTTATCATTTATCCCGATCCAATGATGTGCTTCTATGGGATGAAGAAGTACATATGTCTGTGGTACACAGTGTATCGGTAATTGCTGGACAGCACCATGCCTTTCACCATAATGATCTGGAGCACTTGGAGTCCTTATTACAGCGCTATAGAACGGGCTCAACAGGAAGAATTTTTATCTTTGTATCTTCTGTATATTCTTTTAAAGGGACTTTAGCTCCTCTTGAGGAAATAATAACACTTTCAAAAAAATATCACGCTCATCTAGTCGTAGATGAAGCCCATGCTATGGGAATTTTCGGAGAACAGGGAAAAGGGTTCTGCCATGCATTAGGTTACGAAAATTTTTATGCTGTATTGATTACCTTTGGGAAAGCTATGGGGACAATGGGAGCCTCCTTATTAACTTCATCAGAGGTGAAATATGATCTGATGTGCAACTCCCCACCTTTGCGTTATTCTACGTGTCTATCACCATATGCCTTAATTTCTATAGACACCGCTTATGACTTTCTAGCTTCTGAAGGAGAAAAAGCTCGCGAACAGCTTTTCAAGTTAAAAGAGCATTTTAGTAGGTATTTCTCCTCCCATGCTCCAGGCTGTGTCCAGCCTATATTTTTAAGGCAGACCTGTTTGGAAGAAGTAATATCAGTATTAGAAAAGGCGAATATACGTGTCGGTCTTGTGGCTTTTGCTAAATATCCTTTCTTACGTGTAAACCTACATGCCTATAATACTGTAGATGAAGTGAGCCAACTTGCCCAAATTATGAAACAGTACTTAGAAAAAAGTAGTCGTAGGGTCCACATCAATCATGAATTTCACCTTTGGCGAGAGCTTTGCCAACATTAAGGCATGGTGTAGCTTTTTATTTACAGAAATTATATGTGTACTCTTAATTAAAAATTGATAACGGAATATATCCTTAACTTTAAAGTGGCCGCAGGGAGTAACTTGCATAAGTTGACTCGTGTTTTCTAAGTGCTCTTTTAAATTTATATAAACTCGGTTTGCTTCTTTCCAGGTCTGCTTGGGACATTTCCCCATAAAAATGCAACGGACAAGGCGAACAAAGGGAGGATAATCACAAACTTCGCGACCTGAAATTTCTTGATTGTAAAATGCAGAGTAATCTTCACGCATAGCACAGTGAATAGTCGGATGATCAGGAAGAAACGATTGAATAAGGACTTCTCCTGGTAAGTAGCTACGCCCGGATCTTCCTGCTACCTGTGTGATAAGTTGGAAGACTTGCTCAGAAGCTCTGAAATCAGGGATGTATAGTCCAGAATCTCCATTTAGGATAATTGCCAAGGTCACTGCAGAGAAATGCATGCCTTTCGCGATCATCTGCGTTCCAATAAGAACATCAGCTTTTCCCGTTGCGAATTGTTTGAGCAAGGCCTCATGGCTTCCCTTCAGTTTTGTCGTGTCAGAGTCAATGCGGAGTGTACGTATCTGGGGGAAAATTTGTTGAAGTACTTTTTCTATTTTTTCTGTTCCGGAGCCCCTATATTGTAATGTCATTGTTCCAAGACATTTTGGACATGATTGTGGGAGATCTTTAGGTGAAGAGTTGCATAGATGGCAGAGAAGAACATTCGCATATTTATGGAACGTTAACACCATATCGCAGCGGGGGCATTTTAATGTGTGTTTGCATACTTTACACGAAACATTTGTATGATATCCTCGACGATTAAAGAAAACCAATACTTGCTCTCCTACTTGAAGGCGTTCATTTATTTTCTGCAATGCAGGTTGCGAAAATAATGTTTTAGCTTTTGATTTTTCTCGCTCTAAGTTCATATCGATAAGGGAAACTTTTGGAGGATAAGCAGCTCCGGCTCTCGAAGAAAGATGTGATAAGATGTACTTCCCAGATAGGGCGTTAGTATAGCTCTCTAAGCTTGGAGTCGCACTTCCTAAAATCACAGTAGCACGGTTGAGTTTTCCACGCATTACAGCAACGTCTCGAGCATGATAACAGGGAGGACTTTCTGTTTGTTTATAGGCAGGGTCATGTTCTTCATCTACAATAATTAACCCGAGATTCTTCATAGGACAGAAAAGAGCTGAGCGAGGCCCTATCAGAATGCGTAAAGATCCTTCAGAAGCTCGAAGCCACGTGCGACTTTTATCGCTATCGCTCAGCTTATGATGAAGCACACCTACTTTCTTGCCAAATCGAGCTTTAAATAGTGTGACTGTTTGTACTGTTAGAGCAATTTCTGGAACAAGAAGAATAGTACTTTTCCCTTGCTTTAACGCTTCGGTGGTTGCTCTAAGATAGATTTCTGTTTTCCCACTTCCTGTAATTCCAAAAAGTAGGTGAGTATGAAATTGTGATGTTTGTAGTGAATAAGAAATCTTATTTAAGGCCTCTTCCTGCTGAGGATGTAATTCCTTAAGCTCAGGAAGAAAAAAGGTTAAGAGGTCTTCTTGAAGTTCTAATTGTCCTGCGTCCACGATATCAACAATACCAAGCTTTTCAAGAGAATGGATGGGAGATTGTGAAACTTGAGCTTTCTCCATAAGGGAGGATAAACCTAAAGCAGATGTATTTTTTAATAAAATTTTTAATACAGATCCTTGAGAAGGATGAGTACCTTCTAGCTCCGAGAGTAGTTCCCTTACTTTTGCTTTGCTCACCTTTAAAACAACACGATACTGTTGTTTAGGTTGGATGATATTTGAGGAAATGCTAGGGAGGAATAACCTTAAAGTCTTGCCTAAAGGAGCAAAGTAGTACTGACTCATCCAGAATAGTAAGTCAAGAAGGTCTTGAGGAAGGATAATTGCTGATTCAGGAACTCCTAAAATAGGTAGAACTTGTTGACAACGCGTAGTTGCTTTTACCTGATAGACAATACCGACTTTTTTTGCTCCGCGTAGCGAGACAATAACGGAGGTTCCTTTAGTGATGTGTTCTAATTTTTCAGGAACACCATAATCGAGTACCTTATTGATATTAGAACCTACGACGACTTCGGCGTATAAGCGAAAGGTAAGCGATTCAGTATAGCCCATAGATTTCGTTTTAGCTGAGCATCTTTTTCATACTCTAGTGAAGAATAAAGTGGAAGAAAGATACATTCATTTTGTCTCAGAGATTGATGATAATCAGTTGAAGGAATTTTATAGCGGATCACATTTAAAGGAGCTAGAGCTAAAAAAAGACTAGTGCTGTTTAGGAAAATATCAGTACTAGAATGAATCAAAGTTAACTTTGTAGGAAAAAGCTGAGAGGTAAGAATTTTTGCTAGTCTATTGAAGAAAAGGACTTCTTGGTTGTTGTCTTCATAAACAAAAATAGAACAAGGAATTTTCGCAGTGGGAAGAACATAACCCTGTAACACATGATACTTTTCTTTTAAAATATGATCTTTTGAAAGGTCTGGATGAAGAGGGACACAATACCAGTCCGTGGATTTAGATTGTTCCTTACCGGGATGCATAGGTGGAGGCAATGCTATCGGAGAGGATTTTGTAGTAAGCATTTCCGGAGGCTGCTTAGAAGTAAGTTTAGGTTCCTCGGGACTTATTAGGGTATCACGAAGCTCTAAGTCTAATAGAGACGAAAGATTAGGGTAAGGCTGCTCAAAATAACGATTTAAAAGTTCACAGATCGTGTCATGAAGATTTTGAGAGTTTTCCATAACTAACGGAAGATGCTAAAGAAAGGGTTAATTTTTCGATTTCTTTTGATGGAGAAGTTCTGTATAAAGAAGAATTTCTATTCTTATTTTATCCTAAATCAGATAATAGTATCACCATACTCAGCAAACTTATACCATACGTTTTTTAAAGGATATAGTAACATGAAATTTTGGTTGCAAGGATGTGCTTTTGTCGGTTGCCTGTTATTGACTCTACCTTGTTGTGCTGCGCGAAAGCGTGCTTCTGGAGAAAATTTTCCACAAACTCGCCCTGTAGCAGTAGCAAGTATAAAATGGGAGAGTTATTCGGGGGCTCTTCAGTCTTCTAAACACGATGGCAAACCTGTGTGTCTGTTTTTCACAGGGTCAGATTGGTGTATGTGGTGCACGAAAATGCAGAAGGAAATTTTACAAACTTCTGAGTTTGCAAATTTTTCCAATAAATATCTTCATATGGTTGAAGTTGATTTTCCTCAGAAGAACAACCAGTCAGAAGAACACCGTCACCAAAATAGGGAACTGAAAGTTCAATATAAAGTTACTGGATTCCCTGAAATGGTCTTTATAAATGCAGAAGAAGAAGTACTAGCTCGTATGGGATTTGAACCTGGTGGTGCAAATTCCTATATAAAGAAGGTGAAGTCTGCTCTTAACATGCATTAATAAAAACCTTGAAGGCTCAGGTCAAGCCCGGGCCTTTTTTGTAGGACAAGATATTCATTTGTTCTAAGAGCCTTATAACATAATAATTTTGTGCATAAAAAAAACTGACTAATAAGTCTTTTAATCTTCAGCATCGAGGTATTCAGAGACAATCTTAGCAACTCTCGATAGAGCACTTGTAGAAAGAGAATCATAGTGAAGAAGCTCTTGTTCTGGTACAGGAATTTTATTACCAGGAGGCTTCTTTCTATCAGGGTCTAAAAAAGGAGCAGCGAAACAGGTTTCCTTGTTAAAAAGACCGTCTCCAATCAAGTTGTCGTTATTATCAGAGTTGTAAATGAAAATTTCTGGGCACAATAGTTTCTCGCTGTACTTCGTAGAATCGATGTTCCAACCTAGTAATTTCACGATACAGGCTAGTGGTTTATAAAATTGAAAGGCTACGTCAGCAAAGGATCGGGGACCTCGATCTTTGATAAGGATCCATTTTATCTTGTCACTGCCGTCAGTAATCTCACGATCTAAAGCTGCAGCTTGGATGCTAGTTCCCAGAGAATATCCATAAGCAATAATTTGATTAGCTTTAGGGCCTTGGTTTTCATCTCTTAGATAACGTACACATGCCTGGTAGGACTTAATTAGGTTTTCTCGTGTCACTGACCCACGACTGGACATGACGCCAGGATAATTGAACATAAGAATATTAGATCGAGTGGCTTTCGCTAGCTCGAGTACATCGGATTCTTCATTGAAGTGTTTTTCTATAGTTCCACAATTTCCTTGAGAGAAAAGAATCCATCTGTTGGGGTGAGCGTTAGGGATCTCTATAGACAAACTGTCTATAGTTAGGTCATCGTATTGCATAACAACATGCTTGAATGATGAGATTTCCTTAACGTTCAGGAGATGTTGTAGATTCGAGTTAGAGGATATTTTTATATTTTCTACAGTTTTTGGTGATAGTCTCTCAGATATAAAGCTAGCAGGGAGAATCGCAAATTGACATAATTTTTCCAGCACCCAAAATATTCCTAAAGGAATAAGTAGAATGGTACAAATAATCAATTTGACGATGTTCCAGATTATCTTTATAATCTTAAACAACCTAGGATGGTTCAAACGTCTTTCCCAAGCTATACGAGCGTTGTTTGAGGAAAACATTATTACCGGAGGCTGAGATCCGGTTATATTAATGGGATAGCTCAAGCGTGTGCGTGAGTCTGGTACATATGTCATAGGTAGATCCAAGGTTTGCAGAGAAGATTATAAATGGAGTGTTGATTTTCTCTAATACTTTTATCTCGAAAGGCTATCCAAAATTTGAAGCGACAAATGAGCTATTGTATTTGTATCGAGAGGACTCGTATGAGATAAACCTACCTCTCCTATGAAATATTTGTTTTTGGCATGTTGAGAATTTTTTATCGCATGGGCCAGAGTAAACTCTGGAGGGAAATAGTTGTCGTGCTGAATTACAGATCTGTCCAGGGGATTTGCAGGATAAATAAAAATCTCGGGACATGGAAGATTAAAGCTATTTTTTGTTGTGCTTATACCCCACCCACAAATATTTGTTATTATTTCTGCTAACTTCCCACAGTAAAGCAATGCAGCAGACGCTATAGAGAGGGGGCAGCGATCTTTGATTGCTACCCAACGGACCTCCTTATCCTCAAGCAAATTTTCATTTCGCAAAGCTTCAGATTGCACTAAGCCTCCTAAAGAATAGCCGTAGGTAATGATTTCCTTTGCTCCGCAGCCCTGTTTTGTATCTTTGAGATATTTTGCACATATATTATGAGCTGATCCCAAGGTTTTTAGGTCAACTGTTCCGGTGCTCGACATTATCTCAGGATAGTTATAAATGAGGATATTGGCATGTATTGATTTAGCTAAATCCCTCCAGGATACGAACATTTTACTATGGACTATTTCTTCCAAGCTACAGTCGTTTCCTAAGGAAATGAGTAACCATCGATCCGGTTTAGCATTTTGCAGACTTATTTCTAGAGTATCGATAAGAATATTATCTTGTTCGATAGGTGTTCTTCTAATATAGGCAACCTCAGGTTTCTTAGAATACTTTTCCAGAGCACTTAGATAATCAGCTCGTTTAAAAGCGCTAGTATCGGTTTTTTTCTTAAAAATTCTGAAAATTTTATTAGGAGCATATGGAAGCACTCTGTTTGCGCATACTGATTGAAACAACCAGTAAATTCCTAAAGGCAAGATAATCAGCCCTATTAGAATTTTAAAAATCTTAACAATAAGTTGAACAATTTCTGTAAACAGAGGATGTTTTTTTTTTAAATTGCTCAGTTGTTTAGCTCCGTGCGAGGAAAAATAGGTTGCTTTTGGAGGTGGTGAGGGATTTAAAATATCCCCGGCAAATGTATTGCTTGGAGGGGTTGTTATAGAATAAGAACTCATAAAATTTTATATTTATGCTATTTAAAAATAAATAACAAAAATTATAACTGTTTAATTATAAAATAGCTATTTTTAATTAAATCTCATGAAAAAATGAATTTTTTAAATAAAATATTTTCTTAAATACCAGGCATGTTATCTGAAAACATAGGGTTAAACCTTTACCTGTACGTTCACAAGAAGCTCTAAATATTGTAAATAATGAGATAACGCATTTTTGAAAAACGGCTGATTTTGCTTATCTTGGCATTTAATATTACGATGAAAACTTAGTTTCTATAGTAAGATCTCTAAGTTTGTTATCGGTTCTTATATCTTTGTTCACAGAGAGAAATTATTTAATAAAAGATATATGAACAGGATGGTTATGAATTGGAGGACCAAGGGAGCTAAATAAGTTTAGTTGATCAGATGAAATATCGAGATCATTGTGAGCAATTTTTATTCCAATAGGCAAGTGCTAGCGATAGAAAATAGCAAGGAAATCAGAATCTTAGGAGAAACGTTGCCTTGTAGCAAACTAGTATTTTATCACGTTAAGATTTCAAGCTCGTTTCAGCGCTTCGAAAGGTT is a window from the Chlamydia serpentis genome containing:
- a CDS encoding inositol monophosphatase family protein, with product MPFQLPNCQNIVESVVTEIITELLNYRKERPLIPSWGKPDGSFITAADYGSQYYLKRELAQAFPDIPFIGEEVLSPNEDHKKISEILKFTHQLAPLTSSEDLFSNLTPPPSPTSLFWLVDPIDGTTGFIKHRAFAVAVSLIYEYQPILSVMACPSYNYTFKVYSAAKSHGLSILHSENLGRRILYDGRKPTRQFCEASLAALNQQHHATRKLSLGLPNTPSPRRLESQYKYALVAEGAVDFFIRYPFIHSPARAWDHVPGAFLVEEAGGKVTDALGVPLEYNKETLLLNNHPVILASGNQEIHETTLTAIQSQLNIVFSDNLLHYEV
- a CDS encoding bis(5'-nucleosyl)-tetraphosphatase, giving the protein MMKTKYEYSFGVIPIKFFGTPDKSTLRACFICHTRGKHWGFPKGHSEDKEGPQEAAERELVEETGLSIVNFFPKVFIEQYSFNNEDQIFVRKEVTYFLAEVRGDVHADPMEISDNQWLSLQEGLRLLSFPELRDLTVEADKFINNYLFSS
- a CDS encoding inorganic pyrophosphatase, with protein sequence MSKKVLYVAHPWHSPSLTQDNYESLCCYIEITPHDSVKFELDKTTGLLKVDRPQKFSNFCPCLYGLLPQTYCGEASGQYSGEQIRREGIQGDKDPLDVCVLTEKNIHHGNILLQARPIGGLRIVDSGEADDKIIAVLEDDLVFAEIEDISDCPGTVLDMIQHYFLTYKATPDHLIKGSPAKIEIVGIYGKKEAQKVIQLAHEDYLSYIGETADVN
- a CDS encoding Leu/Phe/Val dehydrogenase — translated: MKYSLIFKELNIEDYERVIEVRCSEVRLHAIIAIHQTAVGPALGGVRASVYSSFEDACTDALRLAKGMTYKALISGTDTGGGKSVIILPQDLPYLTEDMLRAFGQAVDALEGKYICAEDLGVSIKDISIIAQETPYVCGIADISGDPSIYTAHGGFLCIKETAEYLWGSPSLQGKKIAIQGIGSVGRRLLHSCFFEGAELYISDILETVLLDAVQLYGAKIVPTEDIHALECDIFTPCARGNVIRKDNVADLRCKAIVGLANNQLQDSSIGVMLHERGILYAPDYLVNAGGLLNVTAAIEGKIYEPKEVLNKVANLPIVLRQLYNQSKITGKDLVALSDSFVEDKLLAYTS
- a CDS encoding AMP-binding protein, with amino-acid sequence MHGQWNRRHNTHHLGLRPGSTVLESFLILCSEFDEAIACFDEHLGALSYQEIRNAVIAVAIKVSKFPEDRIGVMMPASIGAYIAYFGILLAGKIPVMMNWSQGLRELRACTKTAQVVRVLTSQQLVKHLNEVQGFIEYPFDLIYMEDMRKQLSLWEKCCVGLYSKCSIPWLFRIFGVSRLESSDIAVILFTSGTEKLPKAVPLTHKNLIANQKACLKFFDPNKHDVMLAFLPPFHAYGFNSCGLFPLLVGFPVVFASNPLNPRKLVDLIDDKEVSLLGSTPVFFDYILKTAKKQNSFLESLRLVVIGGDALTDDLYEETKRLQPKIALYQGYGATECSPVISITTKESPRKQECVGLPILGMDVLIISEETYVPMSSGEQGLIVVRGSSVFSGYLGSPKHQGFVLLGGDWWYLTGDLGYVGPTGDLFLEGRLSRFIKIGGEMVSLEALESILYQYFADNQSHYDHGSLVVCGVPGDKVRLCLFTTFPITIHKVNDILKNAETSSIVKISYVHQIKSIPILGIGKPDYASLNALAVSLFG
- a CDS encoding lysophospholipid acyltransferase family protein, which codes for MLIKLWRATYNGIYAFLVGAVLKLRYRMQVEGMKTLNLNPKQGCLFLANHVAEIDPVILEYLFWRRFYVRPMAVEYLFHSRIVRWFLNSVRSIPIPQVVLGKENKRTLERINKCYEEATVALNKGESILLYPSGKLSRTGKEEIVNQYSAYVLLHKIAECNVVLVRIAGLWGSAFSRYKLDSTPKLASVFKKALRFLLRRGIFFMPKRFVRITLCQVDHFFLKQFPTRQDLNTFLASWFNQEDDNLPIEVPYA